From the Serratia nematodiphila DZ0503SBS1 genome, one window contains:
- a CDS encoding formyltransferase family protein: protein MKNVALFVGNDIFSWLVCQDLIAALKGECAFTVYFPLAKSGGRTQEPAVRRLGLYEREVLNDFVLPFVGRNAAACEGAYQPPALFLAAAGVKAHRVLDINDATFISSLEHMDAVISLRCYQKFSADYVRAFSRRGKLLWNLHPGDLPRYRGVMTLFRAMMNGDKGCAVTLHEMDEHWDAGPVLARLPAELRHDLSFLENMMLLGVQSGTFLARQLMRAERREAIAAEKQGDSRYWGFPDAQTLARAEQAGIELVDHDAVREQYLGLFVGDRFHPLAGQFCAGFDDFVRAHGHD from the coding sequence ATGAAAAACGTAGCGCTCTTTGTCGGCAACGACATTTTCTCCTGGCTGGTGTGTCAGGATCTGATCGCCGCCCTGAAAGGCGAGTGTGCTTTTACGGTGTATTTCCCCCTGGCGAAAAGCGGCGGCCGCACCCAGGAGCCGGCGGTTCGCCGCCTGGGGCTGTACGAGCGCGAGGTGCTGAACGATTTTGTGCTCCCGTTCGTTGGCCGCAACGCCGCCGCCTGTGAGGGTGCCTATCAACCGCCGGCCCTGTTCCTGGCCGCCGCCGGGGTCAAAGCGCATCGCGTTCTCGACATCAATGACGCCACGTTTATCAGCAGCCTGGAGCATATGGACGCGGTGATCTCCCTGCGCTGCTATCAGAAATTCTCCGCCGACTATGTGCGCGCCTTCAGCCGACGCGGCAAGCTGCTGTGGAACCTGCACCCCGGCGACTTGCCGCGTTATCGCGGGGTGATGACGCTATTCCGCGCAATGATGAACGGTGACAAGGGCTGTGCGGTGACGCTGCATGAAATGGATGAGCACTGGGACGCCGGCCCGGTGCTCGCCCGTCTGCCCGCCGAGCTGCGTCACGATCTGTCGTTCCTGGAAAACATGATGTTGCTGGGCGTGCAAAGCGGCACCTTCCTGGCGCGCCAGCTGATGCGGGCGGAACGGCGCGAAGCGATAGCGGCGGAAAAGCAGGGTGATTCGCGCTATTGGGGCTTCCCGGACGCACAGACGCTGGCGCGGGCGGAACAGGCGGGCATTGAGCTGGTGGATCACGACGCCGTGCGCGAGCAGTATCTGGGGCTGTTCGTCGGCGATCGTTTCCACCCGCTGGCGGGGCAGTTCTGCGCCGGGTTCGATGACTTCGTGCGGGCGCACGGCCATGATTGA
- a CDS encoding sulfite exporter TauE/SafE family protein produces MIEMLIVLGAGFLTGITTILFGFGGGFVVVPFVYHLISASGEQPGQAMHIAVATSTAVMILNASYATLTNWRSGNLLRETIVPLIFFIGIGAALGAFASSLLADGVIRWLFVVYMAVTIADCLFRRGFLIKPARAELSPATLWGGGPLIGGIATLLGVGGSVMTVPLLRRHGYDMKYCVSAANPLSIPVAVIGALMYIVLGWREMSGPQYLGYVNLNILGLLVVAGVAGIVFARRCLPKVSDALHAKIYVLLLIAVLIAICL; encoded by the coding sequence ATGATTGAAATGTTAATCGTTCTGGGTGCCGGTTTTCTGACCGGCATCACCACCATTCTGTTCGGCTTCGGCGGCGGCTTTGTGGTGGTGCCTTTTGTCTATCACCTGATCTCCGCCTCGGGCGAGCAGCCCGGCCAGGCGATGCATATTGCTGTAGCGACCTCGACAGCGGTGATGATCCTCAACGCGAGTTATGCCACCCTGACCAACTGGCGCAGCGGCAACCTGCTGCGAGAAACCATCGTACCGCTGATCTTTTTCATCGGCATCGGCGCGGCGCTGGGCGCGTTCGCCTCCTCGCTGCTGGCGGACGGCGTGATCCGCTGGCTGTTTGTGGTCTATATGGCGGTGACCATCGCCGACTGTCTGTTCCGCCGGGGCTTCCTGATCAAACCGGCGCGCGCCGAACTGTCTCCCGCCACGTTGTGGGGCGGCGGGCCGTTGATCGGCGGCATCGCCACGCTGCTGGGGGTGGGTGGCAGCGTGATGACCGTGCCGCTGCTGCGTCGCCATGGTTACGACATGAAATATTGCGTCAGCGCCGCCAACCCGCTGTCGATCCCGGTGGCGGTGATCGGGGCGCTGATGTATATCGTGTTGGGGTGGCGCGAGATGAGCGGGCCGCAGTATCTGGGTTACGTCAATCTGAACATTCTGGGGCTGCTGGTGGTAGCGGGGGTTGCGGGGATCGTGTTTGCCAGGCGCTGTTTGCCGAAGGTGAGCGACGCGCTGCATGCCAAAATCTACGTGCTGCTGCTGATCGCCGTGCTGATCGCCATCTGCCTCTGA
- the rnk gene encoding nucleoside diphosphate kinase regulator, translated as MTKPIITINELDAERLDALLEQPAFANTDVAAALNDELDRAEILPPEKMPANVVTMNSRVRFRDLHTDEEHVRTLVYPASLKDSHDQLSVMAPLGAALLGMHVGKQISWQLPNGEEARIEVLELLYQPEAAGEYHR; from the coding sequence ATGACCAAACCCATCATTACTATTAATGAGCTGGATGCGGAACGCCTGGATGCGCTATTGGAACAACCGGCCTTTGCCAACACCGACGTCGCCGCCGCGCTGAACGACGAGTTGGATCGCGCGGAAATCCTGCCGCCGGAGAAAATGCCGGCCAACGTGGTGACCATGAACAGCCGCGTGCGTTTTCGCGATCTGCACACCGATGAAGAGCATGTGCGCACGCTGGTCTACCCAGCCTCGCTGAAAGACAGCCACGATCAGCTGTCGGTGATGGCGCCGCTGGGCGCAGCGCTGCTCGGCATGCACGTCGGCAAGCAGATCTCCTGGCAATTGCCGAACGGTGAAGAAGCGCGGATTGAAGTGCTGGAATTGCTGTACCAGCCGGAAGCGGCGGGCGAATACCACCGTTAA
- a CDS encoding glycine dehydrogenase: MKEIEQSDISEAGEITARVLADITAMLNAENIYTNAVQQQMLESHIRAMVLRSITGEPLPEVDKSLFDEISAESMQMAERVVDQFGTLPIEEAYLLSVHFEVAKDNNA, translated from the coding sequence ATAAAAGAAATTGAACAATCCGATATCAGCGAAGCCGGTGAGATCACCGCTCGGGTGCTGGCGGATATTACCGCGATGCTGAATGCTGAGAATATTTATACCAATGCGGTGCAGCAACAGATGCTGGAATCGCATATTCGCGCCATGGTGCTGCGCTCAATAACCGGTGAGCCGTTGCCGGAGGTGGATAAATCATTGTTCGACGAAATTTCCGCCGAGTCCATGCAAATGGCGGAGCGCGTGGTGGATCAGTTTGGCACATTGCCCATCGAAGAGGCCTATTTGCTGTCCGTGCACTTCGAAGTGGCGAAAGATAATAACGCATAG
- a CDS encoding glycine-rich SFCGS family protein, which yields MGQITVVIGDRLGKGQKVGQGVENAGGKAVVIPGVAADMKLGDVMKAENAQLGISFCGSGGAGAITAQTKYGYKAKYGMRSVEEGVTAINEGCNVLGFGFMDKEELGQKLVEAYVKKHGNP from the coding sequence ATGGGTCAAATTACCGTAGTGATCGGCGATCGTTTGGGCAAAGGGCAAAAAGTCGGCCAGGGCGTTGAAAACGCAGGCGGAAAAGCGGTGGTCATCCCCGGCGTGGCGGCGGATATGAAGCTGGGCGACGTCATGAAAGCGGAAAACGCGCAGCTGGGCATCTCTTTTTGCGGCAGCGGCGGCGCCGGTGCGATTACCGCGCAAACCAAATACGGCTACAAGGCCAAATACGGCATGCGTTCGGTGGAAGAGGGCGTAACGGCAATTAACGAAGGCTGCAACGTGCTGGGTTTCGGCTTTATGGATAAAGAAGAGCTGGGCCAGAAACTGGTGGAAGCCTACGTCAAAAAACATGGCAATCCATAA
- a CDS encoding DUF4312 family protein — MKEQYTTSVKVEGKGDSKAKAFASALANVQGAVLKSTNNILLRIEPQDVSVVKAEEKITKEKFLFFFLPRERKSYAVSLEITVNVTIINTEKVVFVTK; from the coding sequence ATGAAAGAGCAATATACCACATCGGTGAAGGTGGAGGGTAAAGGCGACAGCAAAGCGAAAGCTTTTGCTTCCGCCTTGGCTAATGTGCAGGGCGCGGTATTAAAGTCCACCAACAATATTCTGCTGCGCATCGAGCCGCAGGACGTCAGCGTAGTGAAGGCGGAAGAGAAAATAACTAAAGAGAAATTTCTTTTCTTCTTTTTGCCGCGTGAAAGAAAGAGCTATGCCGTTTCTCTGGAAATAACCGTGAACGTAACCATTATCAATACCGAGAAGGTTGTCTTCGTCACGAAATAA
- a CDS encoding DUF4311 domain-containing protein — protein sequence MFLIILFKSIIIGGLVGVGVGAGAARMFHAPTTQGMGAFRTLGELNSCEGDPASHFSFGLGFFFNAWASSVAAGSFTQDVDHRIIPHWGAAALMVKNRNLAQTLHDPKKMAIACGIIGMLVVAFLNTTASAVPAALQVTAIKVLVPAANLLVNTVMPVIFWLAAIDAGRRSGFWGTIFGGLAQLIMGNAVPGLVLGILIGKGVEESGWNKITKIMMAVIVLLFVLSGFFRGFDMKVLESFSLGVPGWLDAIHNTLSGK from the coding sequence ATGTTTTTAATCATCTTATTTAAATCGATTATTATCGGTGGGCTGGTGGGGGTCGGCGTAGGGGCCGGCGCCGCACGCATGTTCCACGCGCCGACAACACAGGGCATGGGGGCGTTTCGCACCCTGGGCGAGCTGAACTCCTGCGAGGGCGATCCGGCTTCCCACTTCTCATTCGGTCTGGGCTTCTTCTTCAACGCCTGGGCGTCTTCCGTGGCGGCGGGCTCCTTCACGCAGGACGTCGATCACCGCATCATCCCCCACTGGGGCGCGGCGGCCCTGATGGTCAAGAACCGCAATCTGGCGCAAACGCTGCACGATCCGAAAAAAATGGCCATCGCCTGCGGCATCATCGGCATGCTGGTGGTGGCCTTCCTCAATACCACCGCTTCCGCCGTGCCTGCCGCGCTGCAGGTCACCGCGATCAAGGTGCTGGTGCCGGCGGCCAACCTGCTGGTGAACACCGTGATGCCGGTGATCTTCTGGCTGGCGGCGATCGACGCCGGGCGCCGTTCCGGCTTCTGGGGCACCATCTTCGGCGGCCTGGCGCAGCTGATCATGGGCAACGCCGTACCGGGCCTGGTGCTGGGCATTCTGATCGGCAAGGGCGTGGAAGAGAGCGGCTGGAACAAGATCACCAAGATCATGATGGCGGTGATCGTGCTGCTGTTCGTGCTGAGCGGCTTCTTCCGCGGCTTCGATATGAAAGTTCTCGAGTCCTTCAGCCTCGGCGTGCCGGGCTGGCTGGACGCCATTCACAACACCCTGAGCGGTAAATAA
- a CDS encoding DUF4310 family protein, with translation MEEQTQKGFWYADWSFPIFVGLLSSGVFAGTHMYYLYGIGAFNEVAFVSMLRAGMDTGVYGAVAAFGASFLFARIIEGSLVGILDIGGAIQTGVGLGVPALLLGAGIVFPVANFAASLATGLIIGLAIGYVIILARKFTINQSNSTYGADVMMGAGNSSGRFLGPLIILSAMTASIPIGIGSLLGALLFYIWGKPITGGAILGAMILGAIFPVAIS, from the coding sequence ATGGAAGAGCAAACCCAAAAAGGCTTCTGGTACGCCGACTGGTCATTCCCGATTTTTGTTGGCCTGCTGTCCTCCGGCGTGTTCGCCGGGACGCACATGTACTACCTGTACGGCATCGGCGCCTTTAACGAAGTGGCCTTCGTCTCCATGCTGCGGGCGGGGATGGATACCGGCGTATACGGCGCGGTGGCGGCGTTCGGCGCCAGCTTCCTGTTCGCGCGCATCATCGAAGGCTCGCTGGTGGGCATCCTCGACATCGGCGGCGCGATCCAGACCGGCGTCGGGCTGGGCGTACCGGCTCTGCTGCTGGGGGCCGGCATCGTGTTCCCGGTCGCCAACTTCGCCGCGTCACTGGCCACCGGTCTGATCATCGGCCTGGCGATCGGTTACGTGATCATCCTGGCGCGCAAATTCACCATCAATCAGAGCAACTCCACCTACGGCGCGGATGTGATGATGGGCGCGGGCAACTCGTCGGGCCGTTTCCTCGGGCCGTTGATCATCCTGTCGGCGATGACCGCTTCGATCCCGATCGGCATCGGTTCGCTGCTCGGCGCACTGCTGTTCTATATCTGGGGTAAACCGATCACCGGCGGAGCGATCCTCGGCGCGATGATCCTGGGGGCGATCTTCCCGGTAGCCATTTCTTAA
- a CDS encoding amidohydrolase/deacetylase family metallohydrolase has product MYDLVIRGARLADDTLIDLAVKDGKIASVGRLAADVSAVRQLDLAGNCRLSAGWIDAHVHCYPESPIYHDEPDRVGVASGVTSVVDAGSTGADDIDAFYQLTRSAKTNVFAFLNISRIGLLRQNELAELTDIDKREAGQAIANHPGFIIGIKARMSSSVVGKNGTRPLVLAKEIQQENRQLPLMVHIGNNPPDLDDIADLLTRGDIITHCYNGKPNRILTPAGTLRESIQRALRRGVLLDVGHGTASFSFEVARQAIKLGILPHTISSDIYCRNRMNGPVHSLATVMSKFFSVGLTLPQVIACVTENAASALQLSGKGRLEPGYDADFTLFELRREPQVFADAEGQTAEGERLLVPLAAVVAGEILLTEQGEASHVFDL; this is encoded by the coding sequence ATGTATGACTTAGTAATCAGAGGCGCCAGACTGGCGGACGATACGCTGATCGATCTGGCGGTAAAGGACGGCAAAATAGCCTCGGTGGGGCGGCTGGCGGCGGACGTCAGCGCCGTTCGCCAGCTGGATCTGGCGGGCAACTGCCGCCTGAGCGCCGGTTGGATCGACGCGCACGTGCACTGCTATCCCGAATCGCCGATTTACCATGACGAGCCGGATCGGGTCGGCGTCGCCAGCGGCGTCACCAGCGTGGTCGACGCCGGCAGCACCGGCGCCGACGATATCGACGCCTTTTATCAGCTGACGCGCAGCGCCAAAACCAACGTTTTCGCCTTCCTCAACATCTCGCGCATCGGTCTGCTGCGGCAGAACGAGCTGGCGGAGTTGACGGACATCGACAAGCGCGAGGCCGGCCAGGCCATCGCCAATCACCCCGGTTTCATCATCGGCATCAAGGCGCGCATGAGCAGCAGCGTGGTGGGGAAAAACGGCACCCGGCCGCTGGTGTTGGCCAAAGAGATCCAGCAGGAAAACCGCCAACTGCCGCTGATGGTGCATATCGGCAACAACCCGCCGGATCTGGACGACATCGCCGATCTGCTGACCCGCGGCGACATCATCACCCACTGCTACAACGGCAAACCGAACCGCATTCTGACGCCGGCGGGCACATTGCGCGAGTCTATCCAGCGCGCGCTGCGGCGCGGCGTGTTGCTCGACGTGGGGCACGGCACCGCCAGCTTCAGCTTCGAGGTGGCGCGCCAGGCGATCAAACTGGGCATTTTGCCGCACACCATCAGCTCCGATATTTACTGCCGCAACCGCATGAACGGGCCGGTGCATAGCCTGGCGACGGTGATGTCCAAATTCTTCAGCGTCGGCCTGACGCTGCCGCAGGTGATCGCCTGCGTGACGGAGAACGCCGCGTCGGCGCTGCAACTGAGCGGCAAAGGGCGGCTGGAGCCGGGCTATGACGCCGATTTCACGCTGTTTGAACTGCGCCGCGAACCGCAGGTGTTCGCCGACGCCGAAGGGCAAACCGCCGAGGGCGAACGGCTGTTGGTGCCGCTGGCTGCGGTAGTGGCCGGGGAAATCCTATTAACCGAACAAGGGGAGGCAAGCCATGTCTTCGATTTATGA
- a CDS encoding DgaE family pyridoxal phosphate-dependent ammonia lyase, with translation MSSIYEKYGLKQVINTSGRMTILGVSTPRQDVIDAVDYGLNHYFEIKDLVNKTGAYIADLLNVEDAVIVSCASAGIAQSVAAVIVKDNANLLVNLHSAPIAVPREIVLPRGHNVNFGAPVDTMVALGGGKVVEAGYANECSPEQIEACITPQTAAILYVKSHHCVQKSILSVEQAAVVARKHNLPLIVDAAAEEDLMCYYQMGADLVIYSGAKAIEGPTSGLVIGKKRYVEWVKLQSGGIGRAMKVGKEGILGLTQAIESYLTLEKTTGQQMVERMTPFLNSLNTLTGVSAKTVWDSAGRDIARAEITFDEAVLGRSTYDIVQALKTGDIAIYFRGYKANEGKIEVDVRSVDEQQLMTVFSCIKNLFTEKQA, from the coding sequence ATGTCTTCGATTTATGAAAAATACGGTTTGAAGCAGGTGATCAACACCTCCGGCCGCATGACCATTCTCGGCGTTTCCACGCCGCGCCAGGACGTGATCGACGCCGTTGATTACGGCCTGAACCACTATTTCGAAATCAAGGATCTGGTCAACAAGACCGGCGCCTACATCGCCGATCTGCTCAACGTGGAGGACGCGGTGATCGTTTCCTGCGCTTCGGCGGGGATCGCCCAGTCAGTGGCGGCGGTGATCGTTAAAGATAACGCCAATCTGCTGGTGAACCTGCACTCGGCGCCGATCGCCGTGCCGCGCGAGATCGTGCTGCCGCGCGGCCACAACGTCAACTTCGGCGCGCCGGTGGACACCATGGTGGCGCTGGGCGGCGGCAAGGTAGTGGAGGCGGGCTACGCCAACGAATGTTCGCCGGAGCAGATTGAAGCCTGCATCACGCCGCAGACGGCGGCGATCCTGTACGTCAAATCGCACCACTGCGTGCAGAAAAGCATTCTGTCCGTCGAACAGGCGGCGGTGGTGGCGCGTAAACATAACCTGCCGCTGATCGTCGACGCCGCGGCGGAAGAAGATCTGATGTGTTACTACCAGATGGGGGCCGATCTGGTGATCTACAGCGGTGCCAAAGCCATCGAGGGGCCGACCAGCGGCCTGGTTATCGGCAAGAAACGGTACGTCGAATGGGTGAAGCTGCAGTCCGGCGGCATCGGCCGGGCGATGAAGGTCGGCAAAGAGGGCATCCTCGGCCTGACGCAGGCAATTGAAAGCTATCTGACGCTTGAGAAAACCACCGGGCAACAGATGGTGGAGCGGATGACGCCGTTCCTCAACAGCCTCAACACCCTGACCGGCGTCAGCGCCAAAACCGTCTGGGACAGCGCCGGCCGCGATATCGCCCGCGCCGAGATCACTTTCGACGAAGCGGTGCTGGGGCGGTCGACCTATGACATCGTCCAGGCGCTGAAAACCGGCGACATCGCCATCTACTTCCGCGGCTACAAGGCCAACGAAGGCAAGATTGAGGTCGACGTGCGCAGCGTCGACGAGCAACAGCTGATGACCGTCTTTAGCTGTATCAAAAACCTGTTTACGGAGAAACAAGCATGA
- the dagF gene encoding 2-dehydro-3-deoxy-phosphogluconate aldolase — protein MKLQPNYYRDRVCLNVLAGSKANAQDIYAAAEGHVLVGVLSKNYPDVDSAVTDMLRYARLIENALSVGLGAGDPKQSAMVSLIAQQVQPQHVNQVFTGVGASRALLGQNDSVVNGLVSPTGRVGWVKISTGPLSAAAPDGIVPVETAIALLKDMGGSSIKYFPMGGLKCKEEYQYVAKACAEHDFMLEPTGGIDLENYEPIVEIALAAGVKRVIPHIYSSIIDAASGDTRPQDVKTLLAMTKKLVG, from the coding sequence ATGAAGCTGCAGCCTAACTACTATCGCGACCGCGTCTGCCTGAACGTGCTGGCCGGCTCCAAAGCCAACGCGCAGGACATCTACGCCGCGGCGGAAGGCCATGTGCTGGTGGGCGTGCTCTCCAAGAACTACCCGGACGTCGACAGCGCGGTGACCGACATGCTGCGCTATGCGCGCCTGATTGAAAACGCGCTGTCGGTCGGCCTGGGCGCCGGCGATCCGAAGCAGTCGGCGATGGTCAGCCTGATCGCTCAGCAGGTGCAGCCGCAGCACGTTAACCAGGTGTTTACCGGCGTCGGCGCCAGCCGCGCGCTGCTGGGCCAGAACGACAGCGTGGTCAACGGCCTGGTGTCGCCGACCGGCCGCGTCGGCTGGGTGAAGATCTCTACCGGCCCATTGAGCGCCGCGGCGCCGGACGGCATCGTGCCGGTGGAAACCGCCATCGCTTTGCTGAAGGACATGGGCGGCAGTTCCATCAAGTATTTCCCGATGGGCGGCCTGAAGTGCAAGGAGGAATACCAATACGTCGCCAAGGCCTGCGCCGAGCATGACTTCATGCTGGAGCCGACCGGCGGCATCGATCTGGAAAACTACGAGCCGATCGTTGAGATCGCCCTGGCGGCCGGCGTGAAACGCGTGATCCCGCATATCTACAGCTCGATCATCGACGCCGCCAGCGGCGACACGCGTCCGCAGGACGTGAAAACCCTGCTGGCGATGACCAAAAAGCTGGTGGGCTGA
- a CDS encoding lactonase family protein, with amino-acid sequence MRNWQVPTRRTALFLALLAVTGPALHAEDAMNSTSSHFAYIGTYNPNGEGVYRVQVDPASGALSHATLVSKVPNPAQLTLSVDGKTLYVASEVADFNGGKHGGITAYRVNPADGALTQLNQVDSQGAGPVYLSSTPDGRHLLVANYVSGSVAAFPIEADGSLGAASSVQQQQGPAGAAKPAAAVNGSFAISDHNGPHAHMIASDPSGKFVFSTDLGLDRIYQWRFDTASGRLTPNDPPWIAASSAGAGPRHFVFHPDGDTVLLVNEEASTLTSYRFDRQKGTLKQLHAVSALPADYQGTSFASGLALSKNGDTLYVANRLHNSIAQFSVGAGGELKPVAETWTRGDYPRSLALSPDGRYLYALNQRSDNVTRFSVNPTDGKLSFVGGYLPIGSPSQMAFLPPAK; translated from the coding sequence ATGCGAAACTGGCAGGTTCCAACCCGACGCACCGCGTTGTTCCTGGCGCTGCTGGCCGTGACCGGCCCGGCGCTGCATGCTGAGGATGCAATGAACTCCACGTCATCTCATTTCGCCTATATCGGCACCTACAATCCCAACGGCGAAGGCGTTTACCGGGTGCAGGTCGATCCGGCCAGCGGCGCGCTGAGCCACGCCACGCTGGTCAGCAAAGTGCCGAATCCGGCGCAGCTGACGCTGAGCGTTGACGGCAAGACGCTGTATGTCGCCAGTGAAGTGGCCGACTTCAACGGCGGCAAACACGGCGGCATCACCGCTTACCGGGTCAATCCGGCCGATGGCGCACTGACGCAGCTCAACCAGGTAGATTCGCAGGGGGCAGGGCCGGTGTATCTCTCCTCGACGCCGGACGGTCGCCATCTGCTGGTGGCGAACTATGTCAGCGGCAGCGTGGCGGCTTTCCCGATTGAAGCGGACGGCAGCCTGGGCGCCGCCAGCTCGGTGCAGCAACAGCAGGGCCCGGCGGGCGCGGCCAAACCGGCGGCGGCGGTGAACGGCAGCTTCGCCATCAGCGATCACAATGGCCCGCATGCCCATATGATCGCCAGCGATCCGAGCGGCAAGTTCGTGTTCTCCACCGATTTGGGGTTGGATCGCATCTACCAATGGCGCTTTGACACCGCGAGCGGCCGGCTGACGCCGAACGATCCGCCGTGGATCGCCGCCTCTTCCGCCGGCGCCGGCCCGCGTCATTTTGTGTTCCACCCGGACGGCGACACCGTGCTGCTGGTGAACGAAGAGGCCTCGACGTTGACCAGCTACCGTTTTGATCGCCAAAAAGGTACTCTGAAACAACTGCATGCGGTTTCCGCGCTGCCCGCCGACTATCAGGGCACCAGCTTCGCTTCGGGGCTGGCGCTCAGCAAGAACGGCGACACGCTGTACGTCGCCAACCGGCTGCATAACAGCATTGCCCAGTTCAGCGTGGGCGCCGGCGGCGAGTTGAAACCGGTGGCGGAAACCTGGACCCGCGGCGATTATCCGCGTTCGCTGGCGCTGAGCCCGGATGGCCGCTATCTGTATGCGCTGAACCAGCGCAGCGATAACGTCACTCGCTTCAGCGTCAACCCGACGGACGGCAAACTCAGCTTTGTGGGCGGCTATCTGCCGATCGGCAGCCCCTCGCAAATGGCGTTCCTGCCGCCGGCGAAGTAA